One Algoriphagus sp. Y33 genomic window, GGTAGTAATTTCACCTGAGGGAAACTTTTTTCTTAGATTTAATGCCTGTGCTCCTACGCTAATGAAGTTACTCTTCTGCATTTCCATAAAAATTATGAGATTTGAGAAAACTAACCCCTGAAGTACTTATTCCGATTTTTGAGTCAAACCGATTTAAACCTGATTCAGTCAGCATTCGCTTCCGAACACCAATTTTGGTAAATGCCTCAGAAATCACTCCCTTTCCTAATGAATCCGATAAGGAATTTTGAAGATTTACCCCTCTTTTTTCAACAAACTCAGCCAAATCTTTCTTCAGCTTTTTTAGCCATTTGTAGAAGTTATCCTCTTTAATGGAGTTTCCACGCCATCTATCCGCAAAATTTTCCCCAGGGTTTACAGGATTAGGTATTGATTTGTAAAATTCACCAGTATCTGGATCTTCTTTTGTTTCTACAAAGTCCTCCATCCGATTCACTATTCCAAATAACGCCCCGACTACATCAGACTCTTTCCGATATGCTCTAGCTGCTAAGGTTGTAATAATAATAGAGATTGGCTTATCTTCATCTCCATTGAAAATCATATCCCTATGACGTTTCAAAATTTGAACAGCTCTCTGAAGAGGTAGCTTTTCTTTCTGGTATTTTGGGACAGGCTTTATGGATTCTCGGAGGCTAAAGCTTTTTTCAAGCCCTATGTCAGCCTCCTGAAAAAACCAACTTGCATATCCAAAAGGGTTGGTCTTTGGCCATTCTTCCACATAGATTGAAGAAGCATAATTAAGCAATTCTGTATCTGTCATTCTAATAGAAAGGCTGTCAACTTCCTCCAAGGATCGATTTGAAAATGCTTTTTCAAGAAGTATTCCATATCCTTCACTTATAATAGCCGGAAGAATATCCATATGATATTTACCACCATTAGGTGATTTTTCCCTGTACTTTAGAGTCCAGCATCTTCTGCCTTCCTCATCAAGTAACGACTCTAAGGTTTTATGCTTTCTTAATTGATCACCGACTTTATTTTTCACATCAGCTTGAGTCCAGTGAAAATTCTTGTTTTTCAATTGACAAACTAGATCCAAATCAATATCGTCCTCTTTGCAGATTGGTCTAATTACTGTCCCTAACAAGAATGATCCTTGGGGGAGAATTGTTGGTTCATATTTTGCCAAATCTGAATCATCTTTTGAAAGATATCTCCCAACAGATTCATAGCTTTGGACAGCGGCATTGTACTCTGATTCAGTTATATCAAGTGAAGACCCAATCTCTTCAAGAATCTCTTCAAATTGTTCTTTTTGTTCCTTAGTTAAATTCATACTGGTATTGTTAATGTTTCTATAAATCCACCTGCTTCTCTATTTTGATCGAATATTTTTAATCTCATATCTGCTTTAGGCATCCAAACTCTGCCCAATTCTACAGCAAGAGCCACAGG contains:
- a CDS encoding nucleotidyltransferase — encoded protein: MNLTKEQKEQFEEILEEIGSSLDITESEYNAAVQSYESVGRYLSKDDSDLAKYEPTILPQGSFLLGTVIRPICKEDDIDLDLVCQLKNKNFHWTQADVKNKVGDQLRKHKTLESLLDEEGRRCWTLKYREKSPNGGKYHMDILPAIISEGYGILLEKAFSNRSLEEVDSLSIRMTDTELLNYASSIYVEEWPKTNPFGYASWFFQEADIGLEKSFSLRESIKPVPKYQKEKLPLQRAVQILKRHRDMIFNGDEDKPISIIITTLAARAYRKESDVVGALFGIVNRMEDFVETKEDPDTGEFYKSIPNPVNPGENFADRWRGNSIKEDNFYKWLKKLKKDLAEFVEKRGVNLQNSLSDSLGKGVISEAFTKIGVRKRMLTESGLNRFDSKIGISTSGVSFLKSHNFYGNAEE